The following coding sequences are from one Primulina eburnea isolate SZY01 chromosome 15, ASM2296580v1, whole genome shotgun sequence window:
- the LOC140815543 gene encoding uncharacterized protein, which translates to MAGRPPRNNRNARDANQNNNPPPPRVNLSQEDRMAIATIVAATLQGFVNPLANAIQPPQEPQPRGIKYHYESLRRNRVPTFDGNPDPEVSHNWLKNVETQLHLLEIPEELKVEVVTPFLEDRARKWWETVSLPLAEVEDITWPIFKREFLKQYYPAEFRLQKLNEFENFRQSPDMTVMEYTSKFNDLGTYVPTIMSDETLKMHRFKKGLNSRIQSALTVYKPSSFADLMGAAMSAETDIKRREEENKNKRPMNNQSTQNNLKFKKPNYSGGSFKGSSGRTGNTEGKWCDTCHQKHIGECYRKTGACFKCGKVGHRIKDCPDNKDKGSGPSKQHENKTNARVYAITQEEADNSNEVVAELIQLNMVEFDIILGMDWLAKNHAIVNCQKKEIRLQNPTKREVVYQGKSKERKSLLSASQAWKAIKGGEEIYLAVINEVKEEEVPNEEEHSEHLRLTLQTLREKELYAKFKKCEFWLKSVAFLGHIISEQGVSVDPKKVEAIKDWHQPKTVTEMRSFLGLAGYYRKFVEGFSSIAIPLTKLTQKNSKFIWNEACEKSFETLKTKLSSTPVLILPEDGKNFTIYSDASKGGLGCVLMQEGQVIAYASRQLKPYEQNYPTHDLELAAVVFALKIWRHYLYGVKCEVFTDHQSLKYIFTQKELNMRQRSETAWSTGKYIV; encoded by the exons ATGGCAGGCAGACCACCCCGAAACAACCGTAACGCTCGAGACGCCAACCAAAACAATAATCCACCACCACCCCGAGTGAACCTTAGTCAAGAGGATAGGATGGCAATAGCAACTATCGTCGCTGCAACATTACAAGGATTTGTGAATCCACTGGCCAATGCCATCCAACCACCCCAAGAACCTCAACCTCGTGGGATCAAGTATCACTACGAATCTCTGAGGAGGAATCGAGTTCCAACTTTTGATGGGAACCCAGACCCTGAAGTCAGTCACAACTGGCTCAAGAACGTGGAAACACAACTACATTTGCTAGAAATACCGGAAGAATTAAAAGTAGAAGTTGTAACCCCATTTTTGGAGGATCGAGCTAGGAAATGGTGGGAAACTGTGTCGCTACCTTTAGCAGAAGTAGAAGATATCACATGGCCAATTTTCAAGAGGGAATTCCTGAAACAATACTATCCGGCCGAGTTTCGTCTACAAAAGTTGAATGAGTTTGAGAATTTCAGACAGTCACCAGATATGACGGTAATGGAGTACACGTCAAAATTCAACGATTTGGGAACTTACGTCCCGACAATCATGTCAGATGAGACGTTAAAAATGCACCGTTTCAAGAAGGGACTCAACAGTCGAATTCAGTCGGCACTGACAGTGTACAAACCAAGCAGCTTTGCAGACTTGATGGGCGCTGCAATGAGCGCAGAAACCGATATCAAGCGACGTGAAGAAGAAAACAAGAACAAGAGACCGATGAACAATCAATCCACACAGAATAATCTCAAGTTCAAGAAACCAAATTATTCAGGAGGGTCCTTCAAGGGAAGTTCTGGCAGGACTGGTAACACCGAAGGAAAATGGTGTGATACATGTCATCAAAAACATATTGGAGAATGTTATCGGAAGACAGGCGCTTGTTTCAAGTGCGGAAAGGTGGGCCATAGAATCAAAGACTGTCCAGACAACAAGGACAAAGGGTCGGGGCCCAGCAAACAACATGAAAACAAGACAAATGCTCGAGTGTATGCCATAACCCAAGAGGAAGCCGATAATAGCAACGAAGTTGTGGCAG AATTGATTCAACTCAATATGgtggagtttgacatcattcttggaatggactggttagcTAAAAACCATGCCATAGTAAACTGTCAGAAGAAAGAAATTAGACTTCAGAATCCAACAAAGAGAGAAGTTGTATATCAAGGGAAATctaaggaaagaaaatctctgCTATCTGCCTCGCAAGCCTGGAAGGCCATAAAAGGAGGAGAAGAGATTTATCTGGCAGTAATTAATGAAGTCAAAGAGGAAGAAGTCCCAaa TGAGGAAGAACATAGTGAGCATCTGCGTCTTACTTTGCAAACATTACGAGAGAAAGAACTCTAtgccaaattcaagaagtgtgaattctggctgaaaagTGTGGCGTTCCTAGGTCATATAATCTCAGAACAAGGGGTGTCAGTAGACCCTAAGAAAGTGGAGGCAATTAAAGATTGGCATCAACCTAAAACAGTGACAGAGATGAGAAGTTTTCTgggattagcaggctattatagAAAATTTGTAGAAGGATTTTCGTCAATAGCTATCCCACTCACTAAACTTACtcagaaaaattcgaaattcattTGGAATGAAGCTTGTGAAAAGAGTTTTGAAACCCTGAAGACAAAACTCTCATCCACACCAGTACTGATTCTTCCCGAGGATGGTAAGAATTTTACCATATACAGTGATGCTTCAAAGGGAGGGTTAgggtgtgtgcttatgcaaGAGGGTCAGGTAATTGCGTATGCCTCACGACAATTGAAACCCTACGAGCAGAATTACCCcactcatgatttggagctagccgCAGTAGTATTCGCGCTTAAAATCTGGAGGCACTATCTCTATGGAGTAAAATGCGAAGTTTTTACTGATCACCAGAGCCTTAAGTACATTTTCACTCAGAAGgaattaaacatgaggcaaagaag TGAAACTGCATGGAGTACCGGCAAGTATATtgtctga